From Bos taurus isolate L1 Dominette 01449 registration number 42190680 breed Hereford chromosome 29, ARS-UCD2.0, whole genome shotgun sequence, a single genomic window includes:
- the LBHD1 gene encoding LBH domain-containing protein 1 isoform X1: MALVPGSSEDGPWSRDSPGSSQRADSPRLTNPLWKDKGEIDRVEGHQDVQVSTFPPCVLLLVHPPLWPGSPAVPIQVMCPQTRLPSIVVGASEVSEESGELRWPHEELLLLTDDEEEEVEVFFQDQSEEPGWTWSSLDPKSPLRTFNPELSWGQERVDQDASWIPEDTDCQEAPNPCPLWDPPSSSHVCRSCFVEYSHFLPPRSFEGKYHFLPQTFYLGF; the protein is encoded by the exons ATGGCCCTTGTGCCGGGGAGCAGTGAGGATGGGCCTTGGTCTAGAGATAGCCCAGGCTCTTCCCAGCGTGCAGACAGTCCTAGACTGACCAACCCGCTTTGGAAGgacaaaggagaaattgacagggTTGAAGGTCACCAGGATGTTCAGGTTAGTACTTTCCCACCTTGCGTCCTGCTGTTGGTTCACCCTCCACTTTGGCCCGGTTCCCCTGCTGTGCCTATCCAGGTTATGTGTCCGCAGACCCGCCTCCCCTCCATTGTGGTGGGAGCCTCTGAGGTAAGTGAAGAGAGTGGGGAGCTCCGGTGGCCACacgaggagctgctgctgctgactgACGATGAGGAAGAGGAGGTCGAGGTGTTCTTCCAGGACCAAAGTGAAGAACCAG GCTGGACTTGGAGCTCCCTGGACCCTAAGTCTCCTTTAAGAACCTTTAACCCAGAACTCAGCTGGGGGCAGGAACGGGTAGATCAAGATGCCTCCTGGATCCCAGAGGACACAGACTGTCAGGAAGCCCCCAATCCCTGTCCTCTCTGGGACCCACCATCAAGCTCCCATGTCTGCAGAAGCTGCTTTGTGGAATATTCCCATTTCCTGCCTCCCAGGAGCTTTGAGGGTAAGTATCACTTTCTCCCTCAAACATTTTACCTAGGTTTTTGA
- the UQCC3 gene encoding ubiquinol-cytochrome-c reductase complex assembly factor 3: MTTLRKLLLVGALLGAGAGVGTALFALVTPGEERKQAMLKEMPEQYPQRRDEAARTKELLLATLQEAAATQENVAWRKNWMSGGGGGGGGGGRSA; this comes from the exons ATGACGACCCTGCGCAAGCTGCTGCTCGTGGGCGCACTGCTGGGCGCCGGGGCTGGCGTGGGCACCGCGCTTTTTGCCCTTGTGACCCCGGGTGAGGAGCGGAAGCAGGCGATGCTGAAG GAGATGCCGGAGCAGTACCCGCAGCGCAGGGACGAGGCGGCCAGGACCAAAGAGTTGCTGCTGGCCACTCTGCAGGAAGCAGCGGCCACGCAAGAGAACGTTGCCTGGAGAAAGAACTGGATgagtggcggcggcggcggcggcggcggcggcgggaggtCAGCCTGA
- the LBHD1 gene encoding LBH domain-containing protein 1 isoform X2 codes for MALVPGSSEDGPWSRDSPGSSQRADSPRLTNPLWKDKGEIDRVEGHQDVQTRLPSIVVGASEVSEESGELRWPHEELLLLTDDEEEEVEVFFQDQSEEPGWTWSSLDPKSPLRTFNPELSWGQERVDQDASWIPEDTDCQEAPNPCPLWDPPSSSHVCRSCFVEYSHFLPPRSFEGKYHFLPQTFYLGF; via the exons ATGGCCCTTGTGCCGGGGAGCAGTGAGGATGGGCCTTGGTCTAGAGATAGCCCAGGCTCTTCCCAGCGTGCAGACAGTCCTAGACTGACCAACCCGCTTTGGAAGgacaaaggagaaattgacagggTTGAAGGTCACCAGGATGTTCAG ACCCGCCTCCCCTCCATTGTGGTGGGAGCCTCTGAGGTAAGTGAAGAGAGTGGGGAGCTCCGGTGGCCACacgaggagctgctgctgctgactgACGATGAGGAAGAGGAGGTCGAGGTGTTCTTCCAGGACCAAAGTGAAGAACCAG GCTGGACTTGGAGCTCCCTGGACCCTAAGTCTCCTTTAAGAACCTTTAACCCAGAACTCAGCTGGGGGCAGGAACGGGTAGATCAAGATGCCTCCTGGATCCCAGAGGACACAGACTGTCAGGAAGCCCCCAATCCCTGTCCTCTCTGGGACCCACCATCAAGCTCCCATGTCTGCAGAAGCTGCTTTGTGGAATATTCCCATTTCCTGCCTCCCAGGAGCTTTGAGGGTAAGTATCACTTTCTCCCTCAAACATTTTACCTAGGTTTTTGA
- the CSKMT gene encoding citrate synthase-lysine N-methyltransferase CSKMT, mitochondrial isoform X3 — protein sequence MAALRRTLHLASLAAGTRRTVAGSLAGSCLADRSLWDKLHAQPRQGSVRTFDWFFGYEEAQGLLLPLLEKSWAACPPRVLDVGCGTSSLCPGLYTKCPHPVDVLGVDFSPVAVAHMNSLLEGGQGQTPLCPGHPESSLHFMQADGQNLQPVASSGSFQLVLDKGTWDAVARGGLPGAYQLLAECLRVLSPQGTLIQFSDEDPDVRLPCLEKGSQGWTVTVQELGPFRGITYFAYVVQGSD from the exons ATGGCTGCTTTGCGCCGAACCCTCCATCTGGCGAGCCTGGCGGCGGGGACGCGCCGCACCGTGGCGG GTTCCCTGGCTGGTAGCTGCCTGGCAGACCGCTCCCTCTGGGATAAGCTCCACGCCCAACCCCGTCAGGGCAGCGTCCGCACCTTCGACTGGTTCTTTGGATACGAAGAAGCCCAGGGGCTCCTGCTGCCGCTGCTGGAGAAATCATGGGCTGCCTGTCCACCCCGGGTGTTGGACGTGGGCTGTGGGACCTCCAGCTTGTGTCCAGGCCTCTATACCAAATGCCCGCACCCCGTGGACGTGTTGGGGGTGGACTTCTCTCCCGTAGCAGTGGCCCACATGAACAGTCTCCTGGAAGGTGGCCAAGGCCAAACACCCCTGTGCCCTGGACACCCTGAGTCAAGCCTCCATTTCATGCAGGCTGATGGCCAGAATCTGCAGCCAGTGGCTTCCTCAGGCTCCTTTCAGCTAGTCCTGGACAAGGGCACCTGGGATGCTGTTGCCCGGGGTGGTCTGCCTGGGGCTTACCAGCTCCTGGCAGAATGTCTGAGGGTCCTAAGCCCCCAGGGGACCCTGATTCAGTTCTCAGATGAGGATCCTGATGTGCGGCTCCCCTGCCTAGAGAAAGGGTCCCAGGGCTGGACTGTGACAGTGCAGGAGCTGGGCCCTTTCAGGGGCATCACCTACTTTGCTTATGTGGTTCAAGGCTCTGATTAA
- the CSKMT gene encoding citrate synthase-lysine N-methyltransferase CSKMT, mitochondrial isoform X2: protein MRWLDGIIDSMDVCGATPRAGAAISPLPLPAANNKGHSYGTKFVSAFSFSEAAGLGKLYASFRTADFANLPLDLRPQPEYGRHFHTSFSGRPCRHLRMAALRRTLHLASLAAGTRRTVAGSLAGSCLADRSLWDKLHAQPRQGSVRTFDWFFGYEEAQGLLLPLLEKSWAACPPRVLDVGCGTSSLCPGLYTKCPHPVDVLGVDFSPVAVAHMNSLLEGGQGQTPLCPGHPESSLHFMQADGQNLQPVASSGSFQLVLDKGTWDAVARGGLPGAYQLLAECLRVLSPQGTLIQFSDEDPDVRLPCLEKGSQGWTVTVQELGPFRGITYFAYVVQGSD from the exons GTCTGTGGAGCCACCCCAAGAGCCGGAGCTGCCATATCCCCTCTTCCACTTCCCGCTGCAAACAATAAAGGTCATTCGTACGGTACTAAGTTTGTGTCCGCATTCTCTTTTTCCGAAGCTGCAGGGTTAGGGAAGCTTTATGCGTCATTCCGCACAGCGGATTTTGCAAATCTTCCCTTGGATCTCAGGCCCCAGCCGGAGTACGGGCGACATTTTCACACAAGTTTCTCTGGGCGACCTTGCCGGCACCTCCGGATGGCTGCTTTGCGCCGAACCCTCCATCTGGCGAGCCTGGCGGCGGGGACGCGCCGCACCGTGGCGG GTTCCCTGGCTGGTAGCTGCCTGGCAGACCGCTCCCTCTGGGATAAGCTCCACGCCCAACCCCGTCAGGGCAGCGTCCGCACCTTCGACTGGTTCTTTGGATACGAAGAAGCCCAGGGGCTCCTGCTGCCGCTGCTGGAGAAATCATGGGCTGCCTGTCCACCCCGGGTGTTGGACGTGGGCTGTGGGACCTCCAGCTTGTGTCCAGGCCTCTATACCAAATGCCCGCACCCCGTGGACGTGTTGGGGGTGGACTTCTCTCCCGTAGCAGTGGCCCACATGAACAGTCTCCTGGAAGGTGGCCAAGGCCAAACACCCCTGTGCCCTGGACACCCTGAGTCAAGCCTCCATTTCATGCAGGCTGATGGCCAGAATCTGCAGCCAGTGGCTTCCTCAGGCTCCTTTCAGCTAGTCCTGGACAAGGGCACCTGGGATGCTGTTGCCCGGGGTGGTCTGCCTGGGGCTTACCAGCTCCTGGCAGAATGTCTGAGGGTCCTAAGCCCCCAGGGGACCCTGATTCAGTTCTCAGATGAGGATCCTGATGTGCGGCTCCCCTGCCTAGAGAAAGGGTCCCAGGGCTGGACTGTGACAGTGCAGGAGCTGGGCCCTTTCAGGGGCATCACCTACTTTGCTTATGTGGTTCAAGGCTCTGATTAA